From one Musa acuminata AAA Group cultivar baxijiao chromosome BXJ2-6, Cavendish_Baxijiao_AAA, whole genome shotgun sequence genomic stretch:
- the LOC135615367 gene encoding transcription factor bHLH49-like: MYSAKQSEDVVGRSTKSALMAHSAAARVAEESSRNTWDPLDYSYNISLPQDQETNGLVAGGMSASCLSERYQLGSAPFPPHKAVISKHSIETNIKGNKRKGQAECGALPSQSPEDRAQNVKAEEQYDVSLKSSSKHPTANDEKKRKNEVRLGSNNQSPASKDDYIHVRAKRGQATNSHSLAERIRREKISERMKLLQDLVPGCSKINGKAMMLDEIINYVQSLQRQVEFLSMKLAAVNPELNFDLEQILSGDIHSCYGGSAVPAIGPGMSSFQPQLYGSTFQRITQPEMFYSAPSSGDLLQASFSQISNMSQLPIAWHNDLQNTLPMNSIPNETPTERNGINPF; this comes from the exons ATGTATTCAGCTAAACAATCTGAGGATGTTGTTGGAAGATCGACGAAATCTGCTTTGATGGCTCATAGTGCTGCTGCAAGAGTTGCCGAAGAGTCCTCAAGGAACACTTGGGATCCCCTTGATTATTCCTACAACATTAGCTTACCTCAAGACCAAGAAACAAACGGTTTGGTTGCTGGTGGCATGAGTGCTTCTTGTTTATCTGAAAGATACCAGCTTGGAAGTGCTCCCTTCCCTCCACATAAAGCTGTAATTTCCAAGCACAGCATCGAGACTAACATCAAGGGGAACAAGAGGAAAGGTCAAGCCGAATGTGGTGCGTTACCTTCCCAATCTCCAGAGGATAGAGCTCAA AATGTCAAGGCTGAAGAACAGTATGATGTTTCACTTAAGTCTTCTTCCAAGCATCCAACAGCGAACGACGAAAAGAAGCGGAAGAATGAAGTGAGACTAGGCAGCAACAATCAAAGTCCAGCTTCTAAGGATGATTACATTCATGTGAGGGCCAAGCGAGGCCAGGCAACCAATAGTCACAGCCTTGCAGAAAGA ATTAGGAGGGAAAAGATTAGTGAACGAATGAAACTTCTTCAAGATCTTGTTCCAGGATGCAGCAAG ATAAATGGCAAGGCCATGATGCTTGATGAGATAATCAACTACGTGCAGTCATTGCAACGCCAGGTTGAG TTCCTCTCGATGAAACTTGCAGCGGTCAATCCAGAACTGAACTTTGATCTTGAGCAAATTCTTTCTGGAGAT ATCCATTCATGCTACGGAGGTTCGGCTGTTCCTGCAATTGGTCCAGGAATGAGCAGTTTCCAACCTCAGTTATATGGATCGACATTTCAAAGAATCACTCAACCTGAAATGTTCTACAGTGCTCCCAGTTCAGGGGATCTGCTGCAGGCCTCCTTCTCACAGATCTCTAACATGTCTCAG TTACCGATTGCATGGCACAATGATCTCCAGAATACATTACCGATGAATTCCATCCCTAATGAGACTCCCACAGAGCGCAATGGCATCAATCCATTCTGA
- the LOC103974087 gene encoding receptor-like protein 57 — MAMQPLLWVVVTVLHLLSLVTRPALSDPNDEACLSNLRRSMTDPGNRLCNWTAATFVASCNGFTSYLHGVTCNNGRVYKLALPGLTLGGSLSPYLANCTNLQSLDLSSNALTGPIPPQLSTLLNLAVLNLSANRLSGTIPPQLALCAYLNFIDLHANLLSGTIPAQLGLLARLSAFDVSYNRLEGPIPALFANRSDDLAVPRFNASSFVGNRELYGYPLPPERGGRGLSVPAIVGIGLGSGLLSLVLSFTAVCFWLRATERTTKTPGEEGKVSHLDY; from the coding sequence ATGGCGATGCAGCCGCTGTTGTGGGTTGTCGTCACCGTACTCCACCTCCTATCTCTTGTAACACGGCCCGCGCTATCGGACCCGAACGACGAGGCTTGCCTGTCCAACCTCCGGCGGTCGATGACGGACCCGGGCAACAGGCTGTGCAACTGGACGGCGGCTACTTTCGTGGCATCCTGCAACGGATTCACCTCCTACCTCCACGGCGTCACCTGCAACAACGGGCGCGTTTACAAGCTCGCCCTTCCCGGCCTCACCCTAGGCGGCTCCCTCTCCCCCTACCTCGCCAACTGCACTAACCTCCAGTCTCTCGACCTCTCCTCCAACGCCCTGACCGGCCCCATCCCCCCGCAGCTCTCCACCCTCCTCAACCTTGCCGTCCTCAACCTCTCCGCCAACCGCCTCTCCGGCACCATCCCCCCGCAGCTCGCCCTCTGCGCCTACCTCAACTTCATCGACCTCCACGCCAACCTCCTCTCCGGCACCATTCCCGCCCAGCTCGGCCTCCTCGCCCGCCTCTCCGCCTTCGACGTCTCCTACAACCGCCTCGAGGGCCCCATCCCCGCTCTGTTCGCCAACCGCTCCGACGACCTCGCAGTCCCACGCTTCAACGCCAGCTCCTTCGTCGGCAACCGGGAACTGTACGGGTACCCCCTGCCCCCGGAAAGAGGCGGCAGGGGGCTGTCGGTGCCCGCCATCGTCGGGATCGGGCTCGGCAGTGGGCTCCTCAGCCTGGTGCTCAGCTTCACCGCCGTCTGCTTCTGGCTCCGCGCCACCGAGCGCACCACCAAGACGCCCGGCGAGGAAGGGAAGGTCTCGCACCTCGACTACTGA